A region of Anguilla anguilla isolate fAngAng1 chromosome 18, fAngAng1.pri, whole genome shotgun sequence DNA encodes the following proteins:
- the nkx3.3 gene encoding NK3 homeobox 3, translating into MAQSGHSFSIHDILTRGPDNQDTFTAIREFPQLCALAHSELQTDHRENKGCHDSTVAECTEQHNGDTSKEFQTVCGGGITSQCGEDEALPYSNPCEEESTGIEAEYEEYHKVNQKEEQHGKLEGCGFGDQPKSTKKRSRAAFSHTQVYELERRFNLQRYLSGPERADLAEALKLTETQVKIWFQNRRYKTKRRQMAAELATSATPAMAKKVAVKVLVRNDQRQYRAEELPSPPLIPLYQAYQYCPYIYCFQPWLSNAALCAGLH; encoded by the exons ATGGCACAGAGTGGGCATTCTTTTTCTATCCATGACATACTAACCCGTGGACCTGATAATCAGGATACCTTTACGGCCATCAGGGAATTTCCGCAGCTATGTGCGCTGGCCCACTCAGAGCTGCAAACGGATCATCGAGAAAATAAGGGATGCCACGATTCCACTGTAGCGGAGTGCACGGAACAACATAACGGAGATACAAGCAAAGAATTCCAAACTGTTTGTGGTGGAGGAATAACCAGCCAGTGCGGGGAAGACGAGGCTTTACCCTACAGCAACCCATGCGAAGAAGAATCGACCGGCATAGAAGCGGAATATGAAGAATACCATAAAG TGAACCAGAAGGAGGAACAGCACGGGAAATTGGAGGGCTGCGGCTTCGGCGATCAACCGAAATCCACCAAGAAACGGTCGCGAGCGGCTTTCTCTCACACCCAGGTTTACGAACTGGAAAGGCGTTTTAACTTGCAACGGTATCTGTCCGGTCCGGAGCGGGCAGACCTGGCCGAAGCCCTTAAACTCACTGAAACTCAAGTGAAGATATGGTTCCAGAACAGGAGATATAAAACGAAACGACGACAAATGGCAGCTGAACTGGCAACCAGCGCTACACCAGCCATGGCAAAGAAAGTAGCTGTTAAGGTACTGGTGAGGAATGACCAGAGACAATACAGAGCGGAGGAACTGCCTAGCCCACCTCTCATCCCACTATACCAGGCCTATCAGTACTGCCCTTACATATACTGCTTTCAGCCTTGGTTGTCAAACGCGGCGCTCTGCGCAGGATTGCATTAA